One window of Flavobacteriales bacterium genomic DNA carries:
- a CDS encoding M23 family metallopeptidase, with product MAEHKYRFNPNTLNFERIRTSGWKKLKRISLALAPGLLIGVIGIFLAFQFIDSPKEATLRRENQQLQVEYELINKQLADMEDVLSDIERRDDNVYRVIFEADPIPSTVRMAGIGGVNRYKDLSGFANSELVIGTRKRLDMIAKRMYVQSLSLDEVGSLVLRKQEMLASIPSVEPIPQDQTRVSSGFGERMHPIYKIEKPHMGLDFTSPIGTEIHATGDGTVDFAGYNTTGFGIHVIIDHGFGYQTLYGHMSELKVRAGQKVKRGDVIGEVGSTGLSTGPHLHYEVHKDGMPVDPVNFLFNSLSPEEYARMVEIAGNAGQSMD from the coding sequence ATGGCTGAGCACAAGTACCGCTTCAACCCCAACACGCTCAACTTCGAGCGCATCCGCACCAGCGGCTGGAAGAAGTTGAAGCGCATTTCTTTGGCGCTTGCACCGGGGCTGCTGATCGGCGTGATCGGCATCTTCCTCGCCTTCCAGTTCATCGATTCGCCCAAGGAGGCCACGCTGCGCCGCGAGAACCAGCAGCTGCAGGTGGAATACGAACTGATCAACAAGCAACTGGCGGACATGGAGGATGTGCTTAGCGACATCGAGCGGCGTGACGACAATGTGTACCGCGTGATCTTCGAGGCGGACCCCATCCCCTCCACGGTGCGCATGGCCGGTATCGGCGGAGTGAACCGGTACAAGGACCTATCGGGTTTCGCGAACAGCGAACTGGTGATCGGCACCCGCAAGCGCTTGGACATGATCGCCAAGCGGATGTATGTCCAAAGCCTCTCGCTGGACGAGGTGGGTTCGCTCGTGCTACGCAAGCAGGAGATGCTGGCGAGCATCCCCTCAGTGGAACCGATCCCGCAGGACCAGACGCGTGTCAGCTCCGGCTTCGGAGAGCGGATGCATCCCATCTACAAGATCGAGAAGCCGCACATGGGCCTCGATTTCACCAGCCCCATCGGCACGGAGATCCACGCCACCGGCGATGGCACGGTGGACTTCGCCGGATACAACACCACCGGCTTCGGCATCCATGTGATCATTGACCACGGCTTCGGATACCAGACGCTCTACGGCCACATGTCCGAGTTGAAGGTGCGCGCAGGCCAGAAGGTGAAGCGCGGCGACGTCATCGGCGAAGTGGGCAGCACGGGCCTCAGCACCGGCCCGCATCTGCATTACGAAGTTCACAAGGACGGCATGCCGGTGGATCCGGTGAACTTCCTCTTCAACAGCCTCAGCCCGGAGGAATATGCACGCATGGTGGAGA